In Gemmatimonadota bacterium, the following are encoded in one genomic region:
- a CDS encoding LysM peptidoglycan-binding domain-containing protein — protein MPISYNERVKKAIYILRNDAFNAFALWLGRTNRYRAMIESILSRSGLPGDLIYIAMVGSGFDPRARSPEGRAGLWQFTWEDAERYGLIRNNEIDERYDPEKSTRAAAARFKDLYLELGSWDLVLAAHHAGSTPLRKAEGLSLWNMSLPGQTIPFVSFVMASAIISKSPEDYGFEPLGGLPLIHESVPVPRPMALEEVAEGMKIPAEQLRRLNPELRRWKAESGYSLRVPLGTTRSYAAWAGVEPPGPDPSDLTFYRVRRGDTLGRIARRFGVRTADIIVENNIRRPNRLRIGQVLTIPLYGASNRVANRSIRYRQPRVVPPPDPSTHRAISYRIRRGDTLASISRRYGVSMANLQDWNKLSNPGDIIAGRTLTIYLPRASQGASTGGASASDRESTARDGTTRGEGGATASNTITYTVRPGDTLWDIARAHNVTVSALRRANGLNRRGAIHPGDRLRIDLPDSR, from the coding sequence GTGCCCATCAGTTACAACGAACGGGTCAAAAAGGCGATTTACATCCTGCGAAACGACGCGTTCAATGCGTTCGCTCTCTGGTTGGGCCGGACGAACAGATACCGGGCCATGATCGAGTCGATCCTCTCCAGGTCGGGATTGCCCGGCGACCTGATTTACATCGCCATGGTCGGAAGCGGTTTCGATCCCCGTGCGCGCTCGCCGGAAGGACGCGCCGGCCTGTGGCAGTTTACTTGGGAGGACGCGGAACGGTACGGTCTGATCCGGAACAACGAGATCGACGAGCGTTACGATCCGGAGAAGTCGACGCGGGCGGCGGCGGCGCGGTTCAAAGATCTTTACCTGGAACTGGGCAGCTGGGATCTCGTGCTCGCGGCGCATCATGCCGGTTCGACGCCCCTGCGCAAGGCCGAAGGGTTGAGTCTGTGGAACATGAGTCTACCCGGACAGACGATTCCCTTCGTGTCCTTCGTCATGGCGTCGGCCATCATTTCCAAATCACCGGAGGATTACGGATTCGAACCCCTGGGGGGCCTCCCGCTGATCCACGAGTCTGTGCCGGTTCCGAGACCCATGGCCCTGGAGGAAGTGGCCGAGGGCATGAAGATCCCGGCCGAGCAACTGCGCCGGCTCAATCCGGAGCTGCGCCGCTGGAAGGCCGAGTCGGGGTATAGTCTCAGGGTGCCGCTGGGTACGACCCGGTCCTACGCGGCCTGGGCCGGCGTCGAGCCGCCGGGCCCCGACCCGTCCGACCTGACGTTTTACCGGGTCAGACGCGGCGATACACTGGGGCGCATCGCCCGCCGCTTCGGGGTACGGACGGCGGATATCATCGTCGAGAACAACATACGCCGGCCGAACCGCCTGAGGATCGGACAGGTCCTCACCATCCCGTTGTACGGCGCCTCGAACCGGGTGGCGAACCGGTCCATACGCTACCGGCAGCCCAGGGTCGTTCCGCCCCCGGATCCTTCGACCCACAGGGCCATTTCGTATCGTATCCGGCGGGGAGACACGCTTGCCAGCATCAGCAGGCGGTACGGCGTATCAATGGCGAACCTGCAGGACTGGAACAAGCTTAGCAATCCCGGCGATATCATCGCCGGCCGCACGCTGACGATCTATCTCCCCCGCGCGTCACAGGGCGCTTCGACCGGCGGCGCTTCGGCCTCAGACCGCGAATCCACCGCACGGGACGGTACGACCCGAGGCGAGGGCGGCGCAACTGCATCGAACACCATCACCTACACCGTCAGACCGGGAGACACCCTCTGGGATATCG